The Amycolatopsis methanolica 239 nucleotide sequence CCAACGCGCGCGAAACTGCCGGGGGGTGCTTGCAGAGCGCGATCGCCCATGAGCTAGAGTTCTCTCCCGTCAGCCCGGAGCGATCCGGGCAGGCCAGAGCGTTCCCCTGTAGCTCAATTGGCAGAGCATTCGGCTGTTAACCGAAGGGTTGCTGGTTCGAGTCCAGCCGGGGGAGCTGAGCCCCAGGTCACAGACCTGGGGCTTCTTCTTTGACCACCCCCAGCAGGCGGATCCCCAGAGAACTCCCAGGATTGAATCCTGGGAGTCGGCCCGGAACATGCCAGTGCCCCCGAGGACCGGTTCCGTCCTCGGGGGCACTTGTCGCCTGTGTCACTGCGGGTCGAACTCGCCGGCCTTCACACCCGGCAGGAACGCCTGAACCTCGCCGGGCGTGAACGCCAGCCGCGGCCCGTCCGGATCCTTGCTGTCCCGAACCAGCCAACTGCCGTCAGACAGTGACGCGACCTCCACACACTCCTGCTGCGGGCCACTGAAACTGGACTTTCGCCAAACTGGCTCTTCCCCACTCCCGCGAGGTACGGTCATGGTGTCGTCTCTCCATTCGTGTGATGACATCCGCGATGAGCCTCGTCGGGGCTCATCGCCATCTCCTCCAACACTTCAACTGCCCTGACCTGAGCAGGCACTGCCTGCGGCCGGGCGAAGTTGGAGCTTCCGTACGGCTCGAAGTACACGATCGGCTGCCCGACGGGGAACTCGTAGAGGACGAAGGGTCCCATGTCGGCGGGGTTGAAGTCGTCCGTCTTGGGGATGGCCCGGAGGGTGACGTTATCCAACGCGGCCATCTTCTGCGTGTACCGAAGTTGTTCGATGGCGACTTCGAGGCCGCCGAGGGTTCTTTCGATCGCCCGCATCCCGAGGAACACGTCGAGCTGCATGCGGTCGCTCCGCCACAGGGCTTCTTTGCGGGGCCATACGGGCAGCGACGATGGAACGGACCTGATTGTCGTCCACTTCCTCGCCCCGGCGTTCGGCGTCGCCGGCGACAACAGCGTTCGCGGTCCCCTCGGTTTGGAGCATGCCGGGCGGGAACAGCGGGGCCACGCACACCATTCGGGTGGCAGACCGTTCGTACTCGATCAGCGCTGAGACTTGCCGGTCGACGCCCTCGGTGATCCAGTCTGGGTTGGCGGCGTTGCGGGCGTCGCGGAGGATGTCTTCCCGCGCGTTGCCGATCACACCGAGGGTGCCGAGAACGTGCGCGACCTGCACTTCGGTGGGGAGGAACGCCCCGGTTTCCCACTTGGAGTACGTGACACGGGCGGGCGGCCGCCGGTATGGGCGTGGCGCGGGGAGCTGCGGCTGATCGACGCGATGTTGTTGTTCGACGCCGAGCACGAGCTGAGCCGCGGGTTCGCGGCGGTCGAGTTCGACGCGCCGGCGGGGCTGGTCGTGGAGTCGGACTACGGGCGGTGGAACGACTTCATCGCCGCGTCGCTGGAGGGGCGGGAGTGCACTTGGGAGCTGGGGCCGGCGGTGCGCGAGCCGGCCCAGATGTGCCTGCCGTACGTGCGGGCCTCGTGGGTGCGGGAGGTGCGGCCGCTGCCGACCGGCGGGTGGGACCGGCTCGATCCGGCCGCCGCGGTGTGAGACGTCTTGTCCTGTTCTGTCATTGACCCGGCGCGGTCCGGGCGATGACGATCGCGGGGTGGCTGAGGTGACCGACCTGCCCCGCGGTGACCTGGTGCTGCTGGGGCTGCTGGCGGAGGGGCTGTCGCCGGAGGAGGTGGCCGGGCGGGTTGGGCTGTCCGGCCGGACCGTGCGGCGCCGGATCAGGGCCATCTGCGACCGCCTCGGCGTGGCGACGCCCATCGAGGCGGTGGTGTGGGCGGTGCGGAGTGAGATGATCTGACCGTGCCGGCCCGCGCACCGCGCGGCCCGGCTCCGGCGGGCCTGCCAAACCCCGCCGGAGCCGGAACCCCAACCGCAGCCGCGGCGCCGCACCAGCGGCCACCGCAGCTACCGCGACTGCAGCCGCAGCCACCGCGGCCGGCCCTACCGCAGCCGCAGCGCGGCCAGGTAGTCGTGCATCTGGTCGGCCCTCGAATCGGTCAGCGGGTTGCTCTGGTCGTCGTTCTCGATGATGAACTCGCGCATGCCCAGGCGGGTCGCCCCGCTGAGGATCGTGCGGTAGTCGACCACCCCGGTGCCCAGGTCCGCCAGATTGCCGTTGGCGTCCAGGTCCTTCACGTGCGCCAGCAGCATCCGCCCCCGGTTCGCGCGGATCAGTTCGACGTTCTCCTGCGCGCTCAGCCCCGCCGCGGACGACCACCCCATGTCCAGCTCCAGGTACAGCAACTCGGGATCGGAGCCGTCCAGCAGGATCTGGTAGAAGCTCCGCCCGTCGGGGCCGTGCCCGGTGAACTCGCTGGTGTGGTTGTGGTACCCCAGCTTCATCCCCGCCCGGCGGATCCGCTCCCCGGCCCGGTTGAACGCGGGCCCGGCCTCGGCGAAACCCTCCGCCGTGTCCGGCACCCCGCCCGGGCACACGATGTAGCGCTGCCCCAGGATCCGCGCCATCTCGATCAGCTCACCCAGCCGAGCGTCGTCCAGGAACTCCGCGTACCCGTGGTGGCTGGACACCGCCCGCAGGCCGTACTTGTCCAGCAGCGGCCGGACCTCCCGCGCGTGCGCCGGGTCCGTGCCACCGGGGAATCCGGCGAACTCCAGGTTCCGGTACCCGGCCCGCGCGAGCGCCCGCAGCACCGCCTCCGGCTGGGACATGAACGCGTCCCGCACCGAGTACATCTGCAACCCGATCCGGCTGTTCGGGATACGCCGCCCCGGGGACGCCGCCGCCACCGGTGCAGCGCCCATCGCCGCCACCCCGGCCGCTGTCGCCGCCACCCCCGCCAGGAACTTGCGCCGGTCGAAAACGACCGGAACACCACCGCACATGCCGCTCTCCTTCCCTGAAAATCAGTGCTCGTGGACACCGGCCGGCATGGTGCCGTCGGCGTTGCGGACCAGGAACATCCCGGCCATCCCCATGTCCGAGTGGTTCTGGACGTGGCAGTGGTACATCCACATGCCGGGCCCGACCCCCTCACCGGCGATCACCTGGAACCCGAACGACACCCCGGGGTTGAGGTCCTTGATGTCGATCAGCGGGCTGGGGTCGTACTCGCTGGTGCGCATCCCGGTCCGGTTGTCCAGCCAGCGGTGCCCGTGCAGGTGGAAGGTGTGGAAGTTGCTGCCGTGCCCGATCGCGATCCACTCCACCCGCTCGCCGAGGTTCGCCTCGAACGTCGGCGCGTCGTGGTGCGCCCGGTTGTTGATCATCATGTCGTTGAACACCACGGTGAACTGACGTTTCGGCAGCAGATCGCCCTGCCGCCGCACCACCAGCGCCCCGTACAGGCCCTTGAGCACCCCCTCGGTGCCGTGCTCGGTGCCCATCGCGTGGTCGTGGTAGTGCCAGTAGCCCGCCGTGCCCTCGGCCCACGACCCGTCCGCCCGCCGGTAACCCACGTGGCTGCGCCAGGTGTAGCGCCGCGTCTGGCCGGGCATCACCGCGGAGCCGTTCATCAGGGTGCCGTCGGAGTTCACGTCGTAGTCGACGCCGTGCGGGTGCAGCGACAGCACCCGGTCGGTCGTGTTGACCAGGTCGATCTCGAGGGTGTCGCCCTCCCACATCTCCAGCACCGGACCGGGCACCGTCGCCCCGCCGGGCGCGAGCCCGTAGCCGTACAACTCGTCGGAGATCTTTTCGGCGTACATCGTGATCCGCCGGGGCGTGCCTTCCGCCCGCACCGGGGCGGCCGCCGCGACGCCGGGCACCGACGCGGCCAGCCCGGCCGCCGCGGTGCCGAGCACGGCACGCCGCGTCATCTTGGCCATGGAAAGGTCCTTTCGTGGAGAGGAGTCACACCATGCGTTCGAACGCCGGGTTCGGCTGCCGCTCCTGCTTCGAGGGGCCGCTCGACGACACGACGGTGAACGTGACGCTGCCGGTCTCGCTGGTGTTGCCCGCCTCGTCGGTCGCGCGGTAGCGGATCGTGTGGGTGCCGACGTGGTCGACGACGAACGGCTTGTGGTAGCGGGTGAACACATTGCCGTCCAGCGAGTACTGGATGCGTGCGACGCCGGAGGCCTCGTCGGTCGCGGCGAGCGTGACCGTCACCGGGCCGACGTAGTCCCACGACCAGTTCTGCGGCCCGGCCAGCCGCACGGTGACCACCGGCGGGGTCAGGTCGCCCGCTTTGGCGATGGTGAACGACAGCATCCGCACGGCGCTGGTGTTGCCCGCCCGGTCGGTCGCGCGGTAGTGCAGCAGGTGCGTGCCGACCGCGGTGATGGTCACCGGCTGGCCGTAGCGGACGAACCCGGCGCCGTCCAGGTCGTACTCGATCGAGGCGATCCCGGACTCGGTGTCGGTGGCGGCGAGCACGAGCGTGGCCTTGCCGGCGAAGGAGCCCTCGGTGTTCAGCTCCCCGTCCAGATCGGCGGTCACGAACGGCGCCGTGACGTCACCGAGCGGATCCACTGTCACCGTCAGGGTTTTCGGCTCGCTGGTGTTACCGGCCTTGTCGGTGGCGCGGTAGGTGAGCGTGTGCGTGCCCGTGCCGAGCACGGCCGGCTGGCTGTACGTTACGTACGCGCCGCCGTCCATTGTGTACTCGATCTTCGCCACGCCGGACTCGCCGTCGGTCGCGGTGAGCGTCACGGTCGCGCTGCCCGCGTAGTTCCCGGCGTCGTTGCGCTCGCCCGCGACGGTGGCGTTCACCGTCGGCGCGGTGGTGTCCTCGTTTGGCTGCACGACGTTGATCACCAGCGTCTTGGGGTCGCTGGCGTTGCCCGCCTTGTCGGTGGCGCGGTAGTGCACGGTGT carries:
- a CDS encoding DUF397 domain-containing protein, translating into MSSHEWRDDTMTVPRGSGEEPVWRKSSFSGPQQECVEVASLSDGSWLVRDSKDPDGPRLAFTPGEVQAFLPGVKAGEFDPQ
- a CDS encoding Scr1 family TA system antitoxin-like transcriptional regulator, with amino-acid sequence MQLDVFLGMRAIERTLGGLEVAIEQLRYTQKMAALDNVTLRAIPKTDDFNPADMGPFVLYEFPVGQPIVYFEPYGSSNFARPQAVPAQVRAVEVLEEMAMSPDEAHRGCHHTNGETTP
- a CDS encoding Scr1 family TA system antitoxin-like transcriptional regulator, translated to MQVAHVLGTLGVIGNAREDILRDARNAANPDWITEGVDRQVSALIEYERSATRMVCVAPLFPPGMLQTEGTANAVVAGDAERRGEEVDDNQVRSIVAARMAPQRSPVAERPHAARRVPRDAGDRKNPRRPRSRHRTTSVHAEDGRVG
- a CDS encoding helix-turn-helix domain-containing protein yields the protein MAEVTDLPRGDLVLLGLLAEGLSPEEVAGRVGLSGRTVRRRIRAICDRLGVATPIEAVVWAVRSEMI
- a CDS encoding sugar phosphate isomerase/epimerase family protein; its protein translation is MCGGVPVVFDRRKFLAGVAATAAGVAAMGAAPVAAASPGRRIPNSRIGLQMYSVRDAFMSQPEAVLRALARAGYRNLEFAGFPGGTDPAHAREVRPLLDKYGLRAVSSHHGYAEFLDDARLGELIEMARILGQRYIVCPGGVPDTAEGFAEAGPAFNRAGERIRRAGMKLGYHNHTSEFTGHGPDGRSFYQILLDGSDPELLYLELDMGWSSAAGLSAQENVELIRANRGRMLLAHVKDLDANGNLADLGTGVVDYRTILSGATRLGMREFIIENDDQSNPLTDSRADQMHDYLAALRLR
- a CDS encoding multicopper oxidase domain-containing protein — its product is MAKMTRRAVLGTAAAGLAASVPGVAAAAPVRAEGTPRRITMYAEKISDELYGYGLAPGGATVPGPVLEMWEGDTLEIDLVNTTDRVLSLHPHGVDYDVNSDGTLMNGSAVMPGQTRRYTWRSHVGYRRADGSWAEGTAGYWHYHDHAMGTEHGTEGVLKGLYGALVVRRQGDLLPKRQFTVVFNDMMINNRAHHDAPTFEANLGERVEWIAIGHGSNFHTFHLHGHRWLDNRTGMRTSEYDPSPLIDIKDLNPGVSFGFQVIAGEGVGPGMWMYHCHVQNHSDMGMAGMFLVRNADGTMPAGVHEH
- a CDS encoding OmpL47-type beta-barrel domain-containing protein, translating into MRILRGALVAATAGLCLLTGTTTAAIAEPVPITAAAEQVLTWTADDNMTEYASAPATAVAGAATIVFENSTETGNTTGMTHTLTFDTSTPGYNHDVDLNITASPLDAEHGLHQAQVTLTPGKYRYYCAMPGHTMSGELIVTESGEPDTTPPEVTATVDGTTDPDGNYVGTATLTLAATDDSSGVDTVEYTLDDDTYRPYSGPVTITAPGAHTVHYRATDKAGNASDPKTLVINVVQPNEDTTAPTVNATVAGERNDAGNYAGSATVTLTATDGESGVAKIEYTMDGGAYVTYSQPAVLGTGTHTLTYRATDKAGNTSEPKTLTVTVDPLGDVTAPFVTADLDGELNTEGSFAGKATLVLAATDTESGIASIEYDLDGAGFVRYGQPVTITAVGTHLLHYRATDRAGNTSAVRMLSFTIAKAGDLTPPVVTVRLAGPQNWSWDYVGPVTVTLAATDEASGVARIQYSLDGNVFTRYHKPFVVDHVGTHTIRYRATDEAGNTSETGSVTFTVVSSSGPSKQERQPNPAFERMV